In a genomic window of Pseudomonas putida:
- the pap gene encoding polyphosphate:AMP phosphotransferase gives MFESAEIDHSIDKETYEAEVPALREALLEAQFDLQQQKRFPVIILINGIEGAGKGETVKLLNEWMDPRLIEVRTFDQQTDEELARPPAWRYWRLLPATGRMGIFFGNWYSQMLQARVHGEIKDPRLDQAINGAERLEKMLCDEGALIFKFWFHLSKKQMKARLKALADDPLHSWRISPLDWQQSETYDRFVKYGERVLRRTSRDYAPWHVIAGLDPHYRSLVVGKILLEGLQNALKRPQIHPEKVSAAPVFPSVDQINLLDSLDLTLHLDKDDYEEQLITEQARFSGLMRDKRMRRHALVAVFEGNDAAGKGGAIRRVAAALDPRQYSIVPIAAPTEEERAQPYLWRFWRHLPARGKFTVFDRSWYGRVLVERIEGFCSPADWLRAYSEINDFEEQLADAGVIVVKFWLAIDKQTQLERFQAREEIPFKRFKITEDDWRNRDKWDDYRAAVGDMVDRTSTEVSPWTLVEANDKRWARVKVLRTINKALEQAFERSDRHARKEKKDKD, from the coding sequence ATGTTCGAATCCGCCGAAATCGATCACAGCATCGACAAAGAAACCTACGAAGCCGAAGTGCCGGCTCTGCGCGAAGCCTTGCTTGAAGCGCAGTTCGACCTTCAGCAGCAGAAACGCTTCCCGGTGATCATCCTGATCAATGGCATCGAAGGGGCTGGCAAGGGCGAGACGGTCAAGCTGCTCAACGAATGGATGGACCCGCGGCTGATCGAAGTCCGTACCTTCGATCAGCAAACCGATGAAGAGTTGGCCCGACCGCCGGCCTGGCGCTATTGGCGATTGCTGCCTGCCACGGGCCGCATGGGGATTTTCTTTGGCAACTGGTACAGCCAGATGCTGCAGGCCCGGGTCCACGGCGAGATCAAGGACCCTCGGCTCGATCAGGCCATCAATGGTGCCGAGCGCCTGGAAAAGATGTTGTGCGATGAAGGCGCGCTGATCTTCAAATTCTGGTTCCACCTCTCCAAAAAACAGATGAAGGCGCGTCTCAAGGCCCTGGCCGACGACCCGTTGCACAGCTGGCGCATCAGCCCGCTGGACTGGCAGCAATCGGAAACCTACGACAGGTTCGTGAAGTACGGCGAGCGCGTTCTGCGCCGTACCAGTCGCGACTATGCGCCGTGGCATGTCATCGCCGGCCTGGATCCGCATTATCGCAGCCTGGTGGTGGGCAAGATTCTGCTCGAGGGTCTGCAAAACGCCCTGAAACGGCCACAGATCCACCCGGAAAAAGTCAGCGCCGCGCCGGTGTTCCCCAGCGTCGATCAAATCAATCTGCTGGATAGCCTCGATCTGACCTTGCATCTGGACAAGGACGACTACGAGGAACAGTTGATTACCGAACAGGCCCGCTTCTCCGGGTTGATGCGCGACAAACGCATGCGCCGTCATGCCTTGGTGGCGGTGTTCGAGGGCAACGACGCGGCGGGCAAGGGCGGAGCGATCCGTCGGGTGGCGGCGGCACTGGACCCGCGCCAATACAGCATTGTGCCGATTGCCGCGCCGACCGAAGAGGAGCGGGCGCAGCCGTACCTCTGGCGCTTCTGGCGGCACCTCCCGGCGCGGGGCAAGTTCACCGTGTTTGACCGCTCCTGGTACGGCCGGGTGCTGGTGGAGCGCATCGAAGGATTCTGCAGCCCGGCAGACTGGTTGCGCGCCTACAGTGAAATCAACGACTTCGAAGAGCAGCTCGCCGACGCCGGCGTCATCGTGGTCAAGTTCTGGCTGGCCATCGACAAGCAGACGCAGCTGGAACGTTTCCAGGCGCGCGAAGAAATTCCTTTTAAACGCTTCAAGATCACCGAGGACGACTGGCGCAATCGCGACAAGTGGGATGACTATCGCGCCGCTGTTGGCGACATGGTCGACCGCACCAGTACCGAAGTCTCGCCTTGGACGCTGGTGGAGGCCAACGACAAGCGTTGGGCGCGGGTCAAGGTCTTGCGCACGATCAATAAGGCGCTTGAGCAAGCCTTCGAACGGTCCGACCGGCATGCGCGCAAGGAGAAGAAAGACAAGGACTGA
- a CDS encoding NEL-type E3 ubiquitin ligase domain-containing protein, producing the protein MLPQTPKPIPATAPISAAQHLEVLLEHTGDLDKAEALKASIPQWLATTDLKVVQALNITFQQLFMAQDKARVALEKLKPLDEFCKEQLTVFLKGKWTVGFDVERDTLEITTRKYSSTGLLPLGVLAEETTHSRSLLQAAMENFTAEEANGGVPPVDAVIRIDAKIQSGTEIPPEKFAKHCRDLDLGARYQRHISQALALPAKPAKGGLVDNKASAADIRRLKVLDMLVALHMAHLKKDITPAVYTMLLSVIEQDVPAAQTRNALFDGGPVLWQGLMIDDACLCGALVFTKVSIDTRPKARCVVYMPNEPRRPLFEYASLDDFKAYLTLHLQSTSYRKTFAEQYLHGHDKTDFFTRFDSGKTLGVLAAGPADTCVADFLFSAFVSTIQEDARILAVPTEEVDEQQREKTLQVLLSGGLLLLNAASFFVPAIGQLMLLTAVVDIVSEVYEGVVDWTHGERTEALSHLLNVVENLAQMAAFAAGSKIISTAISTRVKEQQAFFDGLEAVTRTDGKTRLWKPDLEPYKQITTLPADLQPDSQGLYQHAGQTSIVMEGAPYRVMRKGAGTPWIINHPVRGEAFQPAVERNVEGGWKHVHEHAHEWHSGAYALERTNPLLSELGSDLEKIADITDITPDKLHWLDESNLKLPARLNDCVERFKIDRRITAMVAAMERGETVNTDFVQEQLHSLPGLPGWPTERFIAVVDKEEAIVSLFPETAPIEDEVNCVHVSEAQLEAGQLLDTVIGGLKPNEVEDLIGSTITESKSQRLAKKIATSLKSNRRPLFEWLYKTHDGTAIGDLAALREHAAGLPTRVCEELLANASGRDRSFLHDRKILGSDLARQVREAQATLRQDRALTGLHLPQLANADSDRLTLGLMDRVQGWSDGYRLELRQGSETGALLDSVGEADAQSRAVIVKMTTGYKVTHRTGNVSSTLTSETLLEAILDALTSTQRTQMGLTGEDALDVPMLRSRLVKAAAGDPAHVARVLQGERLVTPKHLMACIQADSPATGSYSRGLIRKVRKLYPLLTETQVSAFLDGAGSTLMQRVNRIRELEQQLKKLRQLLHAWRDDTVQMATVPGRISDVRSNRRQVASAIENSWRRVEPTRLPHDQPFTTLKLERNPAGPLPALTEQDVAHVRHLSIKDMDAGDELAYFLRPFKGLTRLELDGNKLTRLPEALSYMPNLEHLSLNDNQLVLTQHTLRKLADMRELRTLSLSGNRLGATVDVSKMFDLQGLFLRDTHATELPLGLSRLPYLDMVDLRGNEIANLPDWLFTMPRRFSESINLRHNPLSTQSAAKLKAYRDTTGLGMGYHENDAAVINEQMARDLWMPDSREQGYTSRNQAWIALKNEPASDGFFRLLAEAGSTADSRYVREDMTRRVWSVIEATGKDSALREQLLSMAVKSNCADSAATIFSNLEVAVEIDKVIRESANAQDRAARLLGLGRSLFKLDYLARIAQEHIKNEPRLDPVEVELAYRTGLAERLDLIGQPRHMRYASLSGVKSSDLDTAYGRVLAAQHSPELLKYLSGRTFWVDFMREHHGKQFADLAEPFHQRMETAFDDQAKLGDQYRQQVDGIMDEMQKAQTDLLERLTQAAMRAEESNSCFALD; encoded by the coding sequence ATGCTCCCCCAAACGCCCAAGCCCATCCCGGCGACAGCGCCAATTTCAGCTGCACAACACCTCGAAGTTCTGCTGGAGCACACCGGTGATCTGGACAAGGCAGAAGCACTGAAAGCGTCTATTCCACAGTGGTTGGCGACTACGGACCTGAAAGTGGTACAGGCGCTGAACATCACGTTCCAGCAATTATTCATGGCTCAAGACAAGGCTCGAGTGGCGCTCGAAAAGCTCAAGCCGCTGGATGAATTCTGTAAAGAGCAACTGACCGTCTTTCTCAAGGGTAAATGGACCGTCGGTTTCGATGTCGAGCGCGACACACTGGAGATCACTACAAGAAAGTATTCATCGACCGGACTTTTGCCGTTAGGCGTTCTGGCTGAAGAGACCACCCACTCACGCAGCCTGCTTCAGGCAGCCATGGAAAATTTCACGGCAGAGGAAGCTAACGGCGGCGTACCTCCAGTGGACGCAGTAATACGCATTGACGCAAAGATTCAGTCAGGGACTGAAATACCACCGGAAAAATTCGCAAAACACTGTCGCGACCTCGATTTGGGGGCCAGGTATCAACGTCATATCAGTCAGGCCCTGGCATTGCCGGCCAAACCCGCAAAGGGGGGACTTGTCGACAACAAGGCCAGCGCTGCCGACATCCGACGATTGAAGGTGCTGGACATGCTGGTGGCCCTTCACATGGCTCATCTGAAAAAGGACATCACGCCCGCCGTTTATACGATGCTGCTCAGTGTGATCGAACAGGATGTTCCAGCGGCCCAGACCAGGAATGCCTTGTTCGATGGCGGGCCGGTGCTTTGGCAAGGTCTGATGATCGATGACGCCTGCCTCTGTGGCGCACTGGTGTTTACCAAGGTATCCATCGATACCCGGCCGAAAGCCCGGTGCGTGGTTTACATGCCGAACGAGCCTCGGCGACCGCTTTTCGAATACGCCTCGCTGGATGATTTCAAGGCCTATCTCACCCTCCATCTGCAAAGCACAAGCTACAGAAAAACCTTCGCCGAGCAGTATCTGCATGGCCACGATAAAACCGATTTCTTCACGCGCTTTGATAGTGGCAAGACCCTGGGGGTGCTGGCTGCCGGTCCGGCCGACACCTGCGTTGCCGATTTTCTCTTCAGCGCTTTTGTCAGCACGATTCAAGAAGACGCGCGGATCCTGGCTGTCCCGACCGAAGAGGTCGATGAGCAACAACGGGAAAAAACCCTTCAGGTGTTGTTGAGTGGGGGGCTTTTGCTGTTAAACGCCGCCTCGTTTTTCGTCCCTGCCATTGGCCAATTGATGTTGCTGACAGCTGTCGTCGACATCGTCAGCGAGGTCTACGAGGGTGTGGTCGACTGGACACACGGCGAGCGAACCGAGGCGTTGTCCCACTTGTTGAACGTGGTGGAAAACCTTGCGCAAATGGCGGCGTTTGCGGCAGGCAGCAAGATTATTTCGACAGCCATCAGCACAAGGGTGAAAGAGCAGCAGGCATTCTTCGACGGTCTCGAGGCCGTCACTCGTACGGATGGCAAAACAAGATTATGGAAACCCGACCTCGAACCCTATAAGCAAATCACGACGTTGCCGGCTGATTTGCAACCCGATTCGCAAGGGCTTTACCAGCATGCAGGTCAGACCTCGATCGTCATGGAGGGCGCGCCCTATCGTGTCATGCGCAAAGGCGCGGGGACGCCATGGATCATTAACCATCCTGTTCGTGGCGAAGCGTTCCAGCCTGCCGTCGAACGAAACGTGGAGGGCGGCTGGAAGCATGTCCATGAACACGCGCATGAGTGGCACAGTGGTGCTTATGCGTTGGAGCGTACGAATCCGCTCCTGAGTGAGCTCGGCAGTGATCTGGAGAAGATTGCCGACATCACCGACATCACGCCTGACAAGTTGCACTGGCTCGACGAAAGCAACCTCAAGTTACCGGCGCGACTGAATGACTGCGTCGAACGCTTCAAAATCGACCGGCGCATCACCGCGATGGTTGCGGCGATGGAGCGGGGAGAGACAGTAAACACGGATTTTGTCCAGGAACAACTGCATTCGCTGCCGGGGTTGCCCGGCTGGCCGACGGAGCGTTTTATCGCAGTAGTCGACAAGGAAGAGGCGATCGTTTCACTGTTTCCGGAAACGGCACCGATAGAAGACGAGGTCAACTGTGTGCATGTATCCGAGGCACAGCTTGAAGCAGGGCAACTGCTTGATACGGTCATCGGTGGTCTCAAGCCCAACGAGGTCGAGGACCTGATCGGCAGTACGATCACTGAGTCCAAATCGCAGCGGTTGGCAAAGAAGATCGCCACCAGTCTCAAGAGTAATCGCCGGCCATTATTTGAGTGGCTCTATAAAACTCATGATGGCACCGCCATCGGTGACCTGGCCGCACTGCGCGAACACGCCGCTGGCCTGCCCACCCGCGTCTGCGAGGAGTTGTTGGCTAACGCTTCGGGCAGGGATCGCAGCTTTCTGCATGATCGCAAGATCCTTGGATCGGATCTCGCCCGGCAAGTCAGGGAAGCGCAGGCCACATTACGGCAAGATCGTGCGCTCACGGGGCTGCACCTGCCGCAACTGGCCAATGCTGACAGCGACAGACTGACGCTCGGATTGATGGACAGGGTGCAAGGCTGGAGTGACGGCTATCGACTTGAACTGCGACAGGGGTCAGAGACCGGTGCCTTGCTGGACAGCGTGGGTGAGGCTGATGCGCAGTCGCGAGCGGTCATCGTGAAAATGACCACCGGCTATAAGGTCACCCATCGCACAGGCAACGTATCTTCCACGCTGACGAGCGAAACGCTGCTTGAGGCGATACTGGATGCATTGACTTCCACTCAGCGCACCCAAATGGGACTCACTGGAGAAGATGCGCTAGATGTCCCGATGCTGCGATCGAGGCTGGTCAAGGCTGCCGCTGGCGATCCGGCTCACGTCGCGCGAGTGTTGCAGGGCGAGCGCCTGGTGACACCGAAACACCTTATGGCCTGTATACAGGCGGATAGCCCTGCCACAGGCTCTTATTCAAGGGGCCTGATTCGTAAAGTCAGAAAACTTTATCCACTGCTTACTGAAACCCAGGTTTCGGCGTTTCTCGACGGGGCCGGCAGCACCCTGATGCAGCGGGTGAATCGAATCCGGGAGCTTGAGCAACAACTGAAAAAGCTGCGTCAGTTGCTGCATGCCTGGCGCGATGACACCGTGCAAATGGCCACAGTGCCGGGGCGTATCAGCGATGTGCGCAGCAACCGTCGTCAGGTGGCCAGTGCCATTGAAAACAGCTGGCGTCGGGTCGAGCCGACACGCCTGCCGCATGATCAGCCATTCACCACGCTCAAGCTGGAGCGCAACCCGGCGGGACCGTTGCCAGCACTGACCGAACAGGATGTCGCCCATGTCCGTCATCTCTCGATCAAGGACATGGACGCGGGTGATGAACTGGCTTACTTCCTCAGGCCCTTCAAAGGATTGACCCGGCTGGAACTGGACGGGAACAAACTCACGCGCTTGCCCGAAGCGCTTTCGTACATGCCCAACCTTGAGCACCTGAGCCTGAACGATAATCAGCTGGTGCTGACCCAACATACGCTGCGCAAGCTGGCGGACATGCGTGAATTGCGAACCTTGTCGCTCAGTGGCAATCGCTTGGGGGCGACGGTTGATGTCAGCAAGATGTTTGATCTGCAAGGTCTGTTTCTGAGAGATACACACGCAACCGAGTTGCCGTTGGGGCTCAGTCGCTTGCCGTACCTGGACATGGTGGATCTGCGGGGCAACGAAATTGCGAATCTGCCCGACTGGCTGTTCACGATGCCGCGACGATTTTCCGAGTCGATCAATCTGCGGCATAACCCGTTGTCCACGCAGAGCGCGGCGAAATTGAAGGCTTATCGTGACACCACAGGCCTGGGGATGGGCTACCACGAAAATGATGCGGCGGTGATCAATGAGCAAATGGCCAGGGACCTGTGGATGCCTGACTCGCGAGAACAAGGCTATACCAGTCGCAACCAGGCATGGATCGCATTGAAGAACGAACCCGCTTCGGATGGTTTCTTCAGATTATTGGCAGAAGCAGGAAGCACGGCCGATAGTCGCTATGTGCGCGAAGACATGACTCGACGGGTCTGGAGCGTCATCGAGGCAACCGGGAAGGATTCGGCATTGCGCGAGCAATTGCTGTCGATGGCGGTGAAATCCAACTGCGCTGATTCTGCGGCGACGATCTTCAGCAATCTTGAAGTGGCCGTCGAAATCGACAAGGTGATTCGAGAGTCAGCCAATGCTCAGGATCGGGCTGCCCGCTTGCTCGGGTTGGGGCGCAGCCTGTTCAAGCTGGACTACCTCGCCAGGATCGCCCAGGAGCATATCAAGAACGAACCCAGGCTTGATCCGGTCGAGGTGGAACTGGCCTATCGCACCGGGCTGGCCGAAAGACTCGACCTGATCGGGCAGCCACGGCACATGCGATATGCATCACTCAGTGGCGTGAAATCCTCAGACCTGGACACCGCCTACGGCAGAGTCCTCGCAGCACAGCACTCCCCCGAACTGTTGAAGTATCTGAGTGGGCGCACGTTTTGGGTCGACTTTATGCGCGAGCACCATGGTAAGCAGTTTGCCGACCTTGCCGAGCCCTTTCACCAGCGCATGGAAACGGCCTTCGATGACCAGGCGAAGCTAGGTGATCAGTATCGCCAGCAGGTAGACGGCATCATGGATGAAATGCAAAAGGCGCAGACCGACTTGTTGGAGCGTTTGACCCAGGCGGCCATGAGGGCCGAAGAGTCAAACAGCTGCTTCGCTCTGGATTGA
- the mnmC gene encoding bifunctional tRNA (5-methylaminomethyl-2-thiouridine)(34)-methyltransferase MnmD/FAD-dependent 5-carboxymethylaminomethyl-2-thiouridine(34) oxidoreductase MnmC, producing the protein MKPVAPHAQLDWDDQGLPRSRVFDDVYFSDLSGLDETRYVFLEQNALRERFAALPVGGRLVIGETGFGTGLNFLCAWQLFELHAVAGARLHFVSVEKYPLSLPDLQRALALWPELKLFADQLLAQYVAIHQGFQRLVLDSGRVTLTLLIGDALEQLPQLDAQIDAWFLDGFAPAKNPDMWTAELFAELARLAAPGSTISTFTSTGWVRRLLNAAGFKMKRTPGIGHKWEILRGAFIGWPEEAPKPAVTKPWFARPTSLTDERRALVIGAGLAGCATAASLAARGWQVSLLERHAALAQEASGNPQGVLYLKLSAHGTALSQLIVSGFGYTRRLLEHLHRGVDWDGCGVLQLAFNDKEAERQAQLAAAFPEDLLHTLDQAHAEARAGIALPSGGLFYPEGGWVHPPALCQWQAAQSNIQLLTHHEVVELRRADGRWQAWDSDRLLADAPVVVLAGAAEIKRFSYSSELPLKRIRGQITRLPQTPDSQCLSTVVCAEGYVAPARLGEHTLGASFDFNNDDLTPTAAEHAGNLQMLEEISLDLVARLGTDTLAPETLEGRAAFRCTSPDYLPIVGPLADSPAFVDAYSALGKDARQTPDIPCPWLDGLYVNSGHGSRGLITAPLSGELLAAWLDNEPLPLPRAVAEACHPNRFVLRRVIRGKA; encoded by the coding sequence ATGAAACCTGTAGCACCCCACGCCCAGCTCGACTGGGACGACCAAGGCCTCCCGCGCTCGCGGGTGTTCGATGATGTGTACTTCTCCGACCTGTCCGGACTCGACGAAACCCGCTACGTCTTCCTTGAACAGAACGCACTGCGTGAGCGCTTCGCCGCGTTGCCGGTGGGTGGACGGCTGGTGATTGGCGAGACCGGTTTCGGCACCGGGCTGAATTTTCTCTGTGCCTGGCAGTTGTTCGAGCTGCACGCAGTGGCCGGTGCGCGCCTGCATTTTGTCAGCGTCGAGAAATACCCGTTGAGTCTGCCGGACCTGCAGCGGGCGCTGGCGTTGTGGCCGGAACTCAAGCTGTTTGCCGATCAGCTGCTGGCGCAGTACGTGGCCATCCATCAAGGCTTTCAGCGCCTGGTGCTCGATAGCGGGCGCGTCACCCTCACCCTGCTGATCGGCGATGCCCTGGAACAGCTACCGCAACTGGATGCGCAAATCGACGCCTGGTTTCTCGACGGCTTCGCCCCGGCGAAAAACCCGGATATGTGGACCGCCGAGCTGTTTGCCGAACTGGCCAGGCTGGCAGCCCCCGGATCGACCATCAGCACCTTCACCAGTACCGGTTGGGTCCGGCGCTTGCTCAACGCCGCCGGTTTCAAGATGAAGCGCACACCGGGCATTGGCCACAAATGGGAAATCCTGCGCGGCGCGTTCATCGGCTGGCCGGAAGAAGCCCCGAAGCCAGCCGTGACCAAACCGTGGTTTGCGCGACCGACCTCGTTGACCGACGAGCGCCGTGCACTGGTGATCGGCGCCGGGCTGGCCGGTTGCGCAACGGCTGCCAGCCTCGCGGCACGGGGCTGGCAGGTCAGCTTGCTGGAGCGTCACGCCGCACTGGCGCAGGAAGCCTCGGGCAATCCTCAAGGCGTGCTTTACCTCAAGCTATCGGCCCATGGCACGGCATTGTCGCAGCTGATTGTCAGTGGATTCGGTTACACCCGACGCCTGCTTGAGCATTTGCACAGAGGCGTGGATTGGGATGGTTGCGGGGTCCTGCAACTGGCCTTCAATGACAAGGAAGCCGAACGCCAGGCGCAATTGGCAGCGGCATTTCCCGAAGACTTGCTGCACACGCTCGATCAGGCGCACGCCGAAGCTCGCGCCGGTATCGCGCTGCCATCGGGTGGCCTGTTTTACCCCGAAGGCGGTTGGGTGCATCCCCCTGCCCTGTGCCAATGGCAAGCCGCACAATCGAACATTCAATTGCTGACGCACCATGAGGTAGTGGAACTGCGCCGTGCGGATGGGCGATGGCAAGCATGGGATAGCGACAGGTTACTGGCCGATGCGCCTGTGGTGGTGCTGGCCGGTGCTGCCGAGATCAAGCGTTTTTCCTACAGCAGCGAGTTGCCGCTCAAGCGCATTCGAGGGCAGATTACTCGCCTGCCCCAGACACCCGACAGTCAATGTTTGAGCACCGTGGTCTGCGCCGAGGGGTATGTTGCCCCGGCACGATTGGGTGAACACACGCTGGGTGCCAGTTTCGATTTCAACAACGACGATCTGACCCCCACGGCGGCCGAGCATGCAGGCAACCTGCAGATGCTCGAAGAAATCTCATTGGATCTAGTGGCTCGACTCGGCACGGACACCCTGGCACCTGAAACACTGGAAGGACGCGCCGCATTTCGCTGCACCAGCCCCGATTACCTGCCGATTGTCGGCCCCCTGGCCGACAGCCCGGCATTCGTCGATGCCTATAGCGCCTTGGGCAAGGATGCCCGGCAAACGCCGGACATCCCTTGTCCATGGCTGGACGGCTTGTATGTCAACAGCGGCCACGGTTCACGAGGACTGATCACGGCACCGTTGTCGGGTGAATTGCTCGCCGCCTGGCTGGACAACGAACCGCTGCCATTGCCAAGAGCGGTGGCAGAGGCCTGTCACCCGAATCGCTTTGTCTTGCGTCGCGTGATCCGCGGCAAGGCCTGA